Proteins found in one Thalassomonas actiniarum genomic segment:
- a CDS encoding cytochrome-c peroxidase: MKSFLFLSLLLPAGGFTASSWAQEPIQVIEPVSIKNAAKVELGKKLFFEPRLSKSGIISCNSCHNLASSGTDNLPTSIGHGWAEGPINSPTVFNAGYNLAQFWDGRAADLKEQAAGPIVAEKEMASSHDIVVKTLAGIPQYQAEFMAVYGGGNINIDKVTDAIAAFEATLVTPNSDFDLWLKGDGDVLSAKQIRGYQTFKEIGCIACHNGPAVGGNSYQKMGVVKPYLTKNTSLGRYQVTSRAADKNVFKVPTLRNIELTAPYFHDGAVWELGEAVNVMASIQLGRTLTVQQTSDIVAFLKSLTGERPQILLPLLPPSPEMMFKGTDEVRLADE; this comes from the coding sequence ATGAAATCTTTTCTTTTTTTATCTCTACTTTTACCCGCCGGTGGTTTTACTGCATCTTCTTGGGCACAAGAGCCTATCCAGGTTATCGAGCCGGTAAGTATCAAAAATGCCGCTAAAGTCGAGCTGGGTAAAAAGCTGTTTTTTGAACCCAGATTATCAAAATCGGGCATTATCAGCTGTAACTCCTGCCATAACCTAGCCAGCAGCGGCACGGATAATCTGCCGACATCTATCGGCCATGGCTGGGCCGAAGGACCGATAAACTCGCCGACCGTGTTTAATGCCGGTTATAACCTGGCGCAATTTTGGGATGGCCGGGCAGCCGATTTAAAAGAGCAGGCCGCAGGCCCGATAGTCGCCGAGAAGGAAATGGCGTCGAGCCATGATATCGTAGTGAAAACCCTGGCGGGCATTCCCCAGTACCAGGCAGAGTTTATGGCGGTATACGGCGGAGGCAATATCAATATTGATAAAGTCACCGATGCCATTGCCGCTTTTGAAGCCACCTTAGTGACCCCTAATTCAGACTTCGATCTCTGGTTAAAGGGAGACGGGGATGTCTTGTCGGCAAAACAAATACGCGGTTATCAAACGTTTAAAGAAATCGGCTGTATTGCCTGTCATAACGGGCCTGCGGTTGGCGGCAACAGTTACCAGAAAATGGGGGTGGTTAAACCTTACCTGACGAAAAATACCTCACTCGGGCGTTATCAAGTCACTTCCAGGGCGGCAGATAAAAATGTGTTTAAAGTGCCGACCTTAAGGAATATCGAATTAACCGCGCCATATTTTCATGACGGGGCGGTATGGGAGCTTGGCGAAGCCGTGAATGTGATGGCCAGCATACAGCTGGGGAGAACCTTAACGGTGCAGCAGACTTCGGATATTGTTGCCTTTTTAAAGAGCCTGACCGGAGAGCGTCCGCAAATTTTGTTACCCTTGCTGCCGCCTTCCCCGGAGATGATGTTTAAAGGCACGGATGAGGTCCGGTTGGCCGACGAATAA
- a CDS encoding LysR family transcriptional regulator, translated as MDLNLFTVFDAIYAQGNITKAAKALNLSQPAVSHALAKLRAHFDDPLFIRQGNQMRPTAVAKNVIIEIRQALHQLQVSLLQSRQFDPQTSQKHCNLALHASLEALYLPSLMSGLSRQAPKINLTSTRVMRREMEHQLASGDIDLAIDVLLPVGDNIRHRQIQYDQLMVVASEHHSALAQDKGLDLATYLKHSHVLVSSRASGPGIEDFELGRLGLQRRVGLRCQQLFSACQVVASSEMLLTLPETAAMIFSRMLGVKVYPLPVELPGIDVHLYWHINVDKDPANLWLREQLFIAASGDCV; from the coding sequence ATGGATTTAAATTTGTTTACGGTTTTTGATGCCATTTATGCCCAAGGCAATATTACCAAGGCTGCCAAGGCACTGAACCTGTCACAACCGGCGGTAAGTCATGCCCTGGCGAAATTACGGGCACATTTCGACGACCCCCTGTTTATCCGGCAGGGGAACCAGATGCGGCCAACGGCGGTGGCTAAAAATGTTATCATAGAGATCAGGCAGGCCCTGCATCAACTTCAGGTAAGCCTGTTACAGTCGAGACAATTTGACCCCCAAACCAGTCAAAAACACTGCAATCTTGCCCTGCATGCCTCATTGGAAGCCTTGTATTTGCCTTCCCTGATGTCGGGGCTGAGCAGGCAAGCGCCGAAAATAAACCTGACCAGTACCCGGGTGATGCGCAGGGAAATGGAGCATCAACTTGCCAGTGGCGATATCGACCTGGCAATCGATGTACTGCTGCCGGTTGGCGATAATATCCGGCACAGGCAAATTCAATATGATCAACTTATGGTGGTGGCCAGTGAGCATCATAGCGCCCTGGCACAAGATAAGGGGCTGGATTTAGCCACCTATCTTAAACATAGCCATGTACTGGTATCATCCAGGGCTTCGGGTCCCGGGATTGAAGATTTTGAATTGGGGCGATTAGGTTTACAGCGCAGGGTCGGGCTGAGATGCCAGCAATTATTTTCCGCCTGCCAGGTGGTGGCTTCAAGTGAGATGTTATTAACCTTGCCTGAAACGGCGGCGATGATTTTTTCCCGGATGTTAGGCGTTAAGGTATACCCTTTGCCGGTTGAATTGCCCGGGATAGATGTACATTTGTACTGGCATATAAATGTTGATAAAGATCCCGCCAATCTGTGGTTAAGGGAGCAGTTATTTATCGCGGCATCTGGAGATTGTGTATAA
- a CDS encoding SDR family oxidoreductase: MSGKRVFITGGASGLGKAIACKYAGAGYRVCIGDVNEKRGLATIAELTASGCDAFFVHCNTTRLEDLTQVKEQIISRWQGLDLVVNNAGIAGTAGPIDQVALDDWQQVLDVNLLGVVRGCQTFTPLFKQQGFGYFVNIASAAGLMNAPQMSSYNVSKAGVIALSETLKHELAPFNIGISVACPAFFKTNLAESMKSTIDGLSQRLSRLMARSAISAEDIADDIFTAVESGSFWVLPHKAERRLWLLKRYLPFAFDVLMKKKIAKLFTAPRPATTKTAATPPG; encoded by the coding sequence ATGTCAGGGAAAAGGGTCTTTATCACCGGAGGCGCCAGCGGCTTAGGCAAGGCAATAGCATGTAAATATGCCGGTGCCGGTTACCGGGTGTGCATTGGCGATGTCAACGAAAAACGGGGCCTGGCGACAATAGCAGAGTTAACGGCATCAGGCTGTGACGCCTTTTTTGTCCATTGTAATACCACCCGCCTTGAAGACTTAACTCAGGTTAAAGAGCAGATCATCAGCCGCTGGCAGGGCCTGGACCTGGTAGTAAACAATGCCGGGATCGCCGGTACCGCAGGCCCGATTGACCAGGTCGCTCTCGATGACTGGCAGCAGGTTTTAGATGTCAACCTGCTTGGGGTGGTACGCGGCTGCCAAACCTTTACACCATTATTTAAACAACAAGGCTTTGGCTATTTTGTCAATATCGCCTCCGCCGCCGGGTTAATGAATGCGCCGCAAATGAGCAGTTATAACGTCTCTAAGGCCGGGGTTATTGCTTTATCTGAAACCCTGAAACATGAATTGGCCCCCTTTAATATCGGCATCAGTGTCGCCTGCCCTGCTTTTTTCAAAACCAACTTAGCCGAATCCATGAAATCCACCATAGACGGCTTATCGCAGCGCCTGAGCCGCTTGATGGCCCGCTCAGCCATCAGCGCAGAAGATATTGCCGATGATATTTTCACGGCCGTCGAAAGCGGCAGTTTTTGGGTGTTACCCCATAAAGCAGAACGCAGATTATGGCTGCTCAAACGTTACCTGCCTTTTGCGTTTGATGTGCTGATGAAAAAGAAAATCGCCAAGCTGTTTACCGCGCCGAGACCTGCTACTACCAAGACGGCGGCAACGCCGCCAGGCTAA
- a CDS encoding histidine phosphatase family protein has translation MAALYLIRHGQASFGQADYDQLSDKGYQQAHLLGEHWRALAAPDKCYCGQLLRHGQSADAFLSAYRGKDLPLLKHPGFNEFNHLEVLARYNPRWRDYQLMNADIAGQENPPAFLRQSFTQAMQRWISGAYDDYQQTWPQFKQGCLDGLQQVIARESPSLAAKGSGAKAAETEAKNILVFTSGGPISVIIGHILGLGDQQALTISQQLANTGVSKLLFSQGRLNIDYINNYRHLEIAGKEWVTLS, from the coding sequence ATGGCCGCATTATATTTAATCCGTCACGGTCAGGCTTCATTTGGACAAGCCGATTATGATCAATTATCCGATAAAGGATACCAACAGGCACACCTGCTGGGAGAGCACTGGCGGGCATTAGCGGCGCCGGACAAGTGTTATTGCGGCCAGTTATTACGCCACGGGCAAAGCGCCGATGCTTTTTTATCTGCCTACCGGGGCAAGGACCTGCCGCTGTTGAAACACCCGGGATTTAATGAGTTTAATCACCTGGAAGTCTTAGCCCGTTATAACCCCAGGTGGCGGGATTATCAATTGATGAACGCCGATATTGCCGGGCAGGAAAATCCGCCCGCGTTTTTACGGCAAAGCTTTACTCAGGCGATGCAGCGCTGGATAAGCGGCGCTTATGATGATTACCAGCAAACCTGGCCGCAATTTAAACAAGGCTGCCTTGATGGCCTGCAACAGGTGATCGCCCGGGAGAGCCCTTCCTTGGCAGCAAAGGGCTCAGGGGCAAAAGCAGCGGAGACTGAAGCTAAAAACATCCTGGTATTTACCTCCGGCGGCCCGATTTCGGTGATCATAGGGCATATTCTGGGGCTGGGGGATCAGCAGGCACTTACCATCAGCCAACAGCTGGCCAATACCGGGGTAAGCAAACTGCTGTTTTCACAAGGGCGTTTAAATATCGACTATATCAATAACTACCGCCACCTGGAAATCGCCGGCAAGGAGTGGGTCACCCTGAGCTGA
- a CDS encoding SDR family oxidoreductase: MTSNNLFDLTGKIALVTGASRGIGEYIAKLLAQSGAHVIVSSRKLEGCQRVVDEIVSEGGSAQAIACHIGDMAQIDDIFAQISGQHGTLDILVNNAAANPYFGHILETDLGSFQKTVDVNIRGYFFMSSAGAKLMKEKGGAIVNVASVNGVIPGEMQGIYSITKAAVISMTQAFAKECAQFNIRVNALLPGATDTKFAATLINNPAILKQAMAHVPMKRVAQPQEMAGTVLYLVSDAASYTTGTCINVDGGYLIG; the protein is encoded by the coding sequence ATGACCAGCAACAACCTATTTGATTTAACCGGAAAAATCGCCCTAGTCACAGGGGCCAGCCGGGGGATCGGCGAATATATTGCAAAATTACTGGCTCAGTCCGGGGCCCATGTTATCGTCTCCAGCCGCAAACTTGAAGGCTGCCAGCGGGTGGTTGACGAGATCGTCAGTGAAGGCGGCAGTGCCCAGGCCATTGCCTGCCATATCGGCGACATGGCGCAAATAGATGATATCTTTGCGCAAATTAGCGGGCAACACGGTACCCTGGATATTTTAGTCAACAATGCCGCCGCCAATCCCTACTTCGGCCATATCCTGGAAACCGACTTAGGCAGTTTTCAAAAAACGGTGGATGTGAATATCCGCGGTTATTTCTTTATGTCCAGCGCCGGGGCGAAACTGATGAAAGAAAAAGGCGGCGCCATCGTCAACGTCGCTTCCGTCAACGGCGTCATTCCCGGGGAAATGCAGGGGATATATTCCATCACCAAAGCCGCGGTGATCTCCATGACCCAGGCTTTTGCCAAAGAATGCGCGCAATTTAACATACGCGTCAATGCCCTGTTGCCCGGAGCGACCGATACCAAATTCGCCGCCACCTTGATCAATAACCCGGCAATATTAAAGCAGGCCATGGCCCATGTACCGATGAAGCGGGTCGCCCAGCCACAGGAAATGGCGGGTACTGTGCTGTATTTAGTGTCCGATGCCGCCAGTTACACCACAGGTACTTGTATCAATGTCGACGGCGGCTACCTGATAGGTTAA
- a CDS encoding acyl-CoA dehydrogenase family protein has protein sequence MNFEYSDKVSNLRAELTAFMQEYIFPAEKEMHSQIAENPWSTPPLMETLKARAKAQGLWNLFLPLSYGQYSGGLTNLEYAPLAEIMGQVIWAPEVFNCAAPDTGNMEVLAKYGSDAQKQRWLQPLLAGEIRSAFAMTEPDVASSDATNIATSIIRDGDEYVINGKKFYISGACREQCQLLIVMGKTDAANPSRYLQQSQVLVPKDTPGVHIVRPMQVFGYQDAPEGHAEIIFDNVRVPAANIILGEGKGFEIAQGRLGPGRIHHCMRSVGAAQRALELMCKRVNERQVFGQPLSKQQSIREDIAKSACQIEQARLLTLKAAQKMDLEGNKAAKDLIAMIKIIAPNMALEVLDRAIQCHGAAGVSQDTFLAHMYAGQRSLRLADGPDQVHMMQLGRELIKRYAG, from the coding sequence ATGAATTTTGAATACAGCGATAAGGTCAGCAACCTCAGGGCAGAATTAACGGCCTTTATGCAGGAATATATCTTTCCGGCAGAAAAGGAAATGCACAGCCAGATAGCAGAAAACCCCTGGTCGACTCCCCCATTAATGGAAACGTTAAAAGCCAGGGCCAAAGCACAGGGTTTATGGAATTTATTTCTGCCGCTCAGTTATGGCCAGTACAGCGGCGGTCTCACCAACCTCGAATATGCGCCGCTCGCTGAAATTATGGGACAAGTGATATGGGCGCCGGAAGTGTTTAACTGCGCCGCCCCCGATACCGGCAATATGGAAGTGCTGGCAAAATACGGCAGTGACGCGCAAAAACAGCGCTGGTTACAACCTTTGCTGGCGGGAGAAATCCGCTCGGCATTTGCCATGACCGAGCCGGATGTTGCTTCCAGCGACGCCACCAATATCGCCACCAGCATCATACGCGATGGCGATGAATACGTCATTAACGGTAAAAAGTTCTATATCAGCGGCGCCTGCCGGGAGCAATGCCAGCTGCTCATTGTCATGGGCAAGACTGATGCCGCCAACCCCAGCCGTTATCTCCAGCAGTCGCAAGTACTGGTGCCCAAAGATACCCCCGGGGTTCATATTGTCCGTCCGATGCAGGTCTTTGGTTACCAGGATGCCCCCGAAGGCCATGCTGAAATTATTTTTGATAATGTCCGGGTGCCGGCAGCCAATATCATTTTGGGAGAAGGCAAAGGTTTTGAAATTGCCCAGGGCCGCCTGGGACCGGGCAGGATCCACCACTGCATGCGTTCAGTCGGCGCCGCCCAGCGCGCCCTTGAGCTGATGTGCAAACGGGTCAATGAAAGACAGGTGTTCGGTCAGCCGTTAAGCAAACAGCAATCGATACGTGAAGATATCGCCAAATCTGCCTGCCAGATTGAACAGGCCAGGTTGCTGACCTTAAAAGCGGCGCAAAAAATGGACCTCGAAGGCAATAAAGCCGCCAAAGATCTCATTGCCATGATCAAAATCATCGCCCCCAATATGGCGCTTGAGGTATTAGATCGCGCCATTCAATGCCACGGTGCCGCCGGAGTCAGCCAGGATACTTTCCTGGCCCATATGTACGCAGGGCAACGCAGCTTACGCTTAGCCGATGGGCCGGATCAGGTGCATATGATGCAACTTGGCAGGGAGTTAATAAAACGCTATGCCGGATAA
- a CDS encoding phosphotransferase family protein, whose amino-acid sequence MSQISPMELEKLTEYLTAQVTGFQGPMQLEKFTGGQSNPTYKVSAKSGCYVLRSQPGGKLLKSAHAVDREYRVLNALKNSRVPVPEVFHLCEDKTIIGAMFYLMEFCDGQVYWDAALKEIHSNDVRTEMYDAMNRVLVDLHQLDIHACGLSDYAKPGNYFQRQFTRWSSQYRASQLQKNIAMDELNLWLEDNLPADDGRICLVHGDFRLDNMMFHRQKGDIIAVLDWELSTLGHPFADLAYQCMQLRMPQGMGTIDGLQGINRASLGIPSEQAYIESYCRRMNLGKIDNWSFYLAFSFFRLAAIAQGIAKRASQGNASNKDAAKAGAFVEPLALMALDIINKENIGVTSY is encoded by the coding sequence ATGTCACAAATAAGTCCCATGGAGCTGGAAAAATTAACCGAGTATTTAACCGCCCAAGTCACCGGTTTTCAGGGGCCGATGCAACTGGAAAAATTCACCGGCGGCCAGTCCAATCCCACCTATAAGGTGAGCGCCAAGTCCGGCTGTTATGTTCTGCGCAGCCAGCCCGGAGGCAAATTACTGAAATCCGCCCATGCGGTTGACCGTGAATACCGGGTATTAAACGCCCTTAAAAACAGCCGGGTACCTGTACCTGAGGTTTTTCACTTATGTGAAGACAAAACCATTATCGGTGCCATGTTCTATTTGATGGAGTTTTGCGACGGCCAGGTATATTGGGATGCCGCCTTAAAAGAAATTCACAGCAACGACGTCAGGACCGAAATGTATGATGCCATGAACCGGGTATTGGTGGATTTGCATCAACTTGATATTCACGCCTGCGGTTTAAGCGATTATGCCAAACCCGGCAATTATTTCCAGCGCCAGTTTACACGCTGGAGCAGCCAATACCGCGCATCCCAATTACAAAAAAATATTGCCATGGATGAATTAAACCTTTGGCTGGAGGATAACCTGCCCGCAGACGATGGCCGTATCTGTTTGGTACACGGGGATTTTCGCCTGGACAATATGATGTTTCACCGCCAAAAAGGGGACATTATCGCAGTCCTCGACTGGGAGCTGTCAACCTTAGGACACCCCTTTGCCGACCTGGCCTACCAATGCATGCAACTGCGTATGCCTCAGGGGATGGGCACGATAGATGGCTTGCAGGGGATCAACCGGGCCAGCCTGGGTATTCCCAGTGAACAAGCCTATATCGAGTCCTATTGCCGGCGCATGAACCTGGGGAAAATAGACAACTGGAGCTTTTATCTGGCCTTTAGCTTCTTCCGTCTGGCAGCCATCGCCCAGGGGATAGCCAAACGCGCAAGCCAGGGTAATGCCTCAAACAAGGACGCCGCCAAGGCGGGCGCTTTTGTTGAGCCGCTGGCTTTAATGGCGCTGGACATCATCAATAAAGAAAATATCGGTGTTACCAGCTACTGA
- a CDS encoding cytochrome-c peroxidase — MMLTLSKIKTPSRQLTLLTSLSLCALTASATELNAQSLDQKLRMKLTHHNISQVTPPPPQSPALVALGRNLFFEKEISGRRNMSCSTCHSPMLGSADGQSQSRGQGAIGLGPARRQKADEFFQFLPRNTPSLWNRGVKQWTTMFWDGRLGGTPQTGFFSPAGADTPQTFSSALAAFAIMPVTPDEEMRGFPGQLDAFGQVNEIGELGNEDFIQIWDLVTARVTNHDGYNTLLADAFPGVPESELDISHISEALGAFMTDEFTALNSPFDRYLKGNNKALSKRAKQGALLFYGRANCVNCHSGALQTDLDFHNIAAPQVGTGRGDAAPLDIGRGAITENPADNFKFRTPSLRNITLEAPYFHNGAFAKLTDAVRHHLDPQASLANYDASQIEPELAGMFVNDADTINTLLTTRSPKLNISGAPLSEREISQILAFLSALTDPDSLNKLDIVPDNLPSGLTLAD; from the coding sequence ATGATGCTTACCTTATCTAAGATAAAAACACCTAGCCGTCAGTTAACCTTATTAACCAGCCTGTCCCTTTGTGCTTTAACGGCCTCGGCAACGGAGCTTAATGCCCAGTCACTGGATCAGAAATTGCGCATGAAATTAACTCATCATAATATCAGCCAAGTGACGCCCCCGCCTCCCCAGTCACCGGCCTTAGTGGCCCTGGGGAGAAACCTTTTTTTTGAAAAGGAAATTTCCGGGCGCAGAAATATGTCCTGCTCCACCTGCCACAGTCCTATGCTGGGGTCGGCCGACGGCCAAAGCCAGTCCCGCGGACAAGGGGCAATTGGACTCGGCCCCGCCAGACGGCAAAAAGCAGATGAATTTTTCCAGTTCCTGCCCAGAAATACCCCCAGCCTCTGGAACCGGGGGGTTAAGCAGTGGACAACCATGTTCTGGGACGGCCGCCTGGGAGGCACACCCCAAACCGGTTTTTTCTCTCCGGCAGGCGCCGATACGCCGCAAACATTCTCCAGCGCCCTGGCGGCTTTTGCCATTATGCCGGTGACACCGGACGAGGAAATGCGCGGTTTTCCCGGGCAATTGGATGCTTTTGGCCAGGTCAATGAAATAGGTGAACTGGGCAATGAAGATTTCATCCAAATCTGGGATTTAGTCACCGCCCGGGTCACCAACCATGACGGCTATAATACCTTACTCGCCGACGCCTTCCCCGGCGTACCCGAAAGCGAGCTGGATATCAGCCATATCAGCGAGGCACTCGGCGCCTTTATGACGGATGAATTCACGGCATTAAACTCCCCCTTTGACCGTTACCTTAAAGGCAATAATAAGGCGCTGTCCAAGCGGGCGAAACAAGGGGCCTTGCTGTTTTATGGCCGGGCCAATTGCGTCAACTGCCATAGCGGTGCACTGCAAACCGACCTTGATTTTCATAATATTGCCGCCCCCCAGGTAGGCACAGGCCGGGGAGATGCGGCACCGCTTGATATCGGCCGGGGTGCCATCACGGAAAATCCGGCGGATAACTTCAAGTTTCGTACTCCCTCCTTACGGAATATCACACTTGAAGCCCCCTATTTCCATAACGGCGCCTTTGCAAAATTAACCGATGCCGTCAGGCACCACCTGGACCCGCAAGCCAGCCTGGCCAATTATGATGCCTCGCAAATAGAACCTGAGCTGGCAGGCATGTTTGTCAACGATGCCGACACAATAAATACCCTGCTCACCACCCGCTCCCCTAAACTCAACATCTCCGGCGCCCCGCTTTCAGAACGTGAAATCAGCCAGATCTTGGCGTTTTTATCGGCGCTTACCGATCCGGATTCCCTCAATAAACTCGATATCGTGCCGGATAACCTGCCCAGCGGACTGACCCTGGCCGACTAG
- a CDS encoding S8 family peptidase: protein MKKIKLVAGVSGAACLCLLASLTGDAGKNNSAIAGTNSNAENQIPLPDGSALYIVRGPDINTSRSAVLNAGGKVVEELGIINAIGARLSTAEVISLSSISGLTLIADRPLLTAYYDDDDDDDGDSGYGYVNYGGYGYSNDDDDDDDDDDDDDDDDENYGNGNNGNGNGNNGHGNNSCARSTVNEAFNEATFNNQQVSGSAIGWTSDWKEDNDDNNPDSGHIQISDGKLRLIGGYSGEYDIERDLYIAKNFAHLSFELSTNSHTRSNQYLTIEVKDKRLDKISLQPNMKIVRNYSLANWAKNKGVELDFEIAYGLDSGAEVQIDNITLSQSSDNPGAYAADTINARALHDNGIDGSGVTIAFVDTGAWTKSTTFTKADGSNRLLANYSVIGKNSKDKNGHGTHLMSVATQTLPVPTLCEAAGSLPSGIAPGADLVSVKAFGKNGGGTYMSVLAALDLILQVKDQHNIRVVNLSFGAEPVSYYWDDPVNQAVMRLWAEGLVVVTSAGNSGPDPMTITLPGNIPYVITVGAMTNAFTLDDGSDDRITRFSGAGPTVEGFVKPDLVAPGAHIIGHTDKKGALSKTLDDYQDMLNDEYFLFSGTSQATAVISGAVALMLQHNPNLSPDEVKCKLLSSARPAMFADNSYAYSPFRQGFGLAEINQAVQSPAPGCSDRTQDILDELAGIKHFTGPVRANEAEQFYILKPNGSVWNEGSVWNEGSLWNEGSLWNEGSLWNEGSLWNEGSLWNEGSLWNEGSMWNEGSLWNEGSLWNEGSVWNEGSMWNEGSLWNEGSIWNDSSLWNEAVIPMTLMVAPVQE from the coding sequence ATGAAAAAAATAAAACTTGTTGCGGGTGTCTCAGGTGCCGCCTGTCTCTGTTTATTGGCAAGTTTAACCGGTGATGCGGGTAAAAATAACAGCGCTATCGCCGGGACTAACAGCAATGCCGAAAATCAAATCCCCTTACCGGACGGTTCAGCACTTTATATCGTGCGGGGTCCCGATATCAACACCAGCCGTAGCGCCGTTTTAAACGCTGGCGGTAAGGTTGTCGAGGAACTGGGTATTATCAATGCCATCGGCGCCCGGCTGTCAACAGCAGAGGTAATATCATTATCCTCAATATCCGGTTTAACCCTGATTGCCGACCGCCCGCTTTTAACCGCATATTACGATGATGACGACGATGATGATGGCGACTCTGGCTATGGTTATGTTAACTATGGTGGTTACGGCTATAGCAATGATGACGACGATGACGATGACGATGACGATGACGACGATGACGATGACGAAAATTATGGCAATGGCAATAATGGCAATGGCAATGGCAATAATGGCCATGGCAACAATAGCTGCGCCCGCTCTACCGTTAATGAAGCATTCAATGAAGCCACTTTTAACAACCAGCAAGTGAGCGGCTCAGCCATAGGCTGGACCAGTGACTGGAAAGAAGATAATGATGACAATAATCCGGACAGCGGTCATATCCAGATCAGCGATGGTAAACTGCGCTTGATCGGCGGCTACTCAGGCGAATACGATATTGAGCGAGACCTTTATATTGCCAAAAATTTTGCTCATTTATCCTTTGAGCTGTCCACCAACAGCCATACCCGGTCAAATCAATACCTGACCATAGAAGTCAAAGACAAAAGGCTCGATAAAATATCGCTGCAGCCGAATATGAAGATCGTCCGCAATTACAGCCTGGCAAACTGGGCTAAAAATAAGGGGGTCGAGCTTGATTTTGAAATCGCCTATGGCCTGGATAGCGGGGCAGAAGTACAGATAGATAACATAACCCTGAGCCAGAGCAGCGATAACCCCGGGGCTTACGCCGCCGACACGATTAACGCCCGGGCATTGCATGATAACGGCATAGACGGCTCGGGAGTGACTATCGCCTTTGTTGATACCGGTGCCTGGACCAAAAGCACCACCTTTACCAAAGCAGACGGCAGCAACCGTTTATTGGCAAACTATTCGGTCATCGGCAAAAACAGCAAAGATAAAAACGGCCATGGCACCCATTTAATGAGTGTCGCCACCCAGACCCTGCCGGTACCCACCTTATGTGAAGCGGCAGGGTCTCTGCCATCGGGTATTGCCCCGGGAGCCGATCTGGTCTCCGTCAAAGCCTTTGGTAAAAATGGCGGAGGTACTTATATGTCGGTGCTAGCAGCACTGGATTTAATTCTCCAGGTAAAAGATCAGCATAATATCCGGGTCGTCAACCTCTCCTTCGGCGCCGAGCCCGTTTCCTATTACTGGGACGACCCGGTAAACCAGGCGGTAATGCGTTTATGGGCGGAAGGCTTAGTGGTGGTGACCTCGGCCGGCAATTCCGGTCCGGATCCCATGACCATTACCCTGCCCGGCAATATTCCCTATGTGATCACCGTCGGAGCCATGACCAATGCCTTCACCTTAGATGATGGCAGCGATGACCGCATCACCCGCTTTTCCGGAGCCGGTCCTACGGTGGAAGGTTTTGTTAAGCCGGATCTGGTCGCACCTGGGGCCCATATTATTGGCCACACAGATAAAAAAGGCGCCCTTAGCAAAACGCTTGACGATTACCAGGACATGCTCAACGACGAATACTTTTTATTTTCCGGTACCTCACAGGCCACCGCCGTGATCAGCGGCGCCGTTGCCCTGATGCTGCAACATAATCCGAACCTGTCACCGGATGAGGTCAAGTGTAAACTGCTTAGCAGCGCCCGCCCGGCAATGTTTGCCGATAACAGCTATGCCTACAGCCCTTTCAGACAAGGGTTCGGCTTAGCGGAAATCAACCAGGCGGTGCAATCACCAGCACCGGGGTGTAGCGACAGAACCCAGGATATCCTGGATGAATTAGCGGGCATAAAACATTTCACCGGCCCGGTAAGAGCGAATGAAGCGGAGCAATTTTACATCCTTAAGCCAAATGGCTCGGTCTGGAATGAAGGCTCGGTGTGGAACGAAGGTTCACTGTGGAACGAAGGCTCGCTGTGGAACGAAGGTTCGCTGTGGAACGAAGGCTCGCTGTGGAACGAAGGTTCACTGTGGAATGAAGGCTCATTGTGGAACGAAGGCTCCATGTGGAATGAGGGCTCACTGTGGAACGAAGGCTCACTGTGGAATGAAGGCTCGGTTTGGAACGAAGGTTCTATGTGGAACGAAGGCTCGCTGTGGAATGAAGGCAGTATCTGGAACGACAGTTCGCTCTGGAATGAAGCCGTTATTCCCATGACCTTGATGGTTGCCCCGGTTCAGGAGTAA